In Ficedula albicollis isolate OC2 chromosome 19, FicAlb1.5, whole genome shotgun sequence, one DNA window encodes the following:
- the ADORA2B gene encoding adenosine receptor A2b yields MSSVCSRRWALAMDTVKTTYIVLELIIAVLSIAGNVLVCWAVAINSTLKNATNYFLVSLAVADIAVGLLAIPFAITISIGFQVDFHSCLFFACFVLVLTQSSIFSLLAVAIDRYLAIKIPLRYNSLVTGKRARGLIAVLWLLSFGIGLTPLMGWHKAMSGCPNATNETGAEPHGDRALGQSCFISCLFENVVTMSYMVYFNFFGCVLLPLVIMLGIYIKIFMVACKQLHQIELMGNSRTTLQKEVHAAKSLAIIVGLFAFCWLPLHVLNCITHFHEDFSRSKPEWVMYVAIILSHANSVINPIIYAYRIRDFRCTFRKILSKILCKADDFPKCPSDNNQHLTVINISSPAASVTV; encoded by the exons ATGAGCAGCGTCTGCTCCCGGCGCTGGGCTCTCGCCATGGACACTGTGAAAACCACCTACATCGTGCTGGAGCTCATCATCGCCGTGCTCTCCATCGCTGGCAACGTGCTGgtctgctgggctgtggctaTCAACAGCACCTTGAAGAACGCCACCAACTATTTCCTGGTGTCGCTGGCGGTGGCTGATATCGCCGTGGGATTGTTGGCCATCCCTTTCGCCATCACCATCAGCATTGGCTTCCAGGTGGATTTTCACAGCTGCCTCTTCTTCGCCTGTTTCGTGCTCGTGCTGACCCAAAGCTCCATTTTCAGCCTGCTGGCGGTGGCCATCGACAGGTACCTGGCTATTAAGATCCCACTGAG GTACAACAGCCTGGTGACCGGCAAGCGAGCGAGGGGACTCAttgcagtgctgtggctgctgtcctTTGGGATTGGACTGACCCCACTGATGGGCTGGCACAAAGCCATGAGTGGCTGCCCCAACGCCACCAACGAGACAGGGGCAGAACCCCACggggacagagctctgggacagagctgcttcATCTCGTGCCTCTTTGAGAACGTGGTGACCATGAGCTACATGGTTTACTTCAACTTCTTCGGCTGCGTGCTGCTCCCGCTCGTCATCATGCTGGGGATCTACATCAAGATATTCATGGTGGCCTGCAAGCAGCTGCACCAGATCGAGCTGATGGGCAACTCCAGGACCACCCTGCAGAAGGAGGTGCACGCAGCCAAGTCTCTGGCCATCATCGTGGGGCTTTTTGCCTTctgctggctgcccctgcaCGTCTTGAACTGCATCACGCACTTCCACGAGGACTTCTCCCGATCCAAGCCCGAGTGGGTGATGTACGTGGCCATCATCCTCTCCCACGCCAACTCTGTCATCAACCCCATCATCTACGCCTACAGGATCCGCGATTTCCGCTGCACCTTCCGCAAGATCCTCTCCAAGATCCTCTGCAAGGCCGATGACTTCCCCAAGTGCCCCTCTGACAACAACCAGCACCTGACTGTCATCAACATCAGCTCCCCCGCAGCCTCGGTGACCGTATga
- the ZSWIM7 gene encoding zinc finger SWIM domain-containing protein 7, producing the protein MDRSTLPAVAEELLREIRKAFQETSQVPDELLLGLKFIFGPSAAPALDLVDQRSVTRVKSPSGRTLYQVLGSSGKLYTCYSSCHFCTCPAFGFSVLQKNESLLCKHILAVYLSQAMGACQELAVSEEQLTNILLAEEEDEG; encoded by the exons ATGGACAGGAGCACCTTGCCAGCAGTGGCAGAAGAGCTCTTGAGAGAGATCAGAAAGGCTTTTCAGGAGACCTCACAGG TTCCtgatgagctgctgctggg GCTGAAGTTCATTTTTGGCCcatctgcagccccagctctggatTTGGTGGATCAGCGTTCTGTCACCCGGGTCAAGTCCCCCAGTGGAAGGACTCTCTACCAG GTCCTTGGAAGCTCAGGCAAGCTCTACACCTGCTACAGCTCCTGCCACTTCTGCACGTGCCCTGCCTTTGGCTTTTCTGTGTTGCAGAAGAATGAGAGTCTCCTG TGCAAACACATCCTGGCTGTCTACCTCAGCCAGGCCATGGGAGCCTGCCAGGAACTGGCTGtgtctgaggagcagctcacaAACATCCTCCtggctgaggaagaggatgaaggatga